From a single Halobacteriovorax sp. DA5 genomic region:
- a CDS encoding tRNA modification GTPase, translated as MIYETDDLPIVACSTGLNENTAIGVIRLSGFSDIGSIGPFFKKDLSNLEIRKATFTKLYDQDGNFLDEVVITYFEGPHSYNGENILEIAAHGNTLNLKRIMNAFINSGMFRLAKNGEFTYRALKNKKLSLAQVEGLDALLNASSSLMLDEGLKLLNGSLYQKYTDLYDKFLKLKAAVEINIDFAEDVGEEQSQKLLDDAVADISGHITSLHRSASVNAKSLMSPDIVLCGEPNAGKSSLFNLFLNESRSIVSDIAGTTRDYISEYISLGNETFKLVDTAGLRNTTDIIEEEGIKRSRNLIENAFYKILLVNINEVEKYQYHDIKETLFDALIFTHFDEFSGDINLNELQQNLPKAIKYYSADTSKGEGSLVEISGPIGPDSESGSIEPQESKLGPMGASLENGPIEPQIKTGPIEPDQLHITDLITQDILGKYLKLRNSDPISIERHRVVINDIYGKFTDFANNIKYLDDIAIISSEVSILEKKTAELIGIISPDDTLTHIFTNFCIGK; from the coding sequence ATGATATACGAAACGGATGACCTTCCTATTGTCGCTTGCTCGACTGGCCTAAATGAGAATACGGCCATAGGGGTTATCCGTTTATCTGGTTTTTCCGACATTGGTTCTATAGGACCATTTTTCAAAAAAGATTTATCAAATCTCGAAATTCGCAAGGCCACTTTTACAAAGTTATACGACCAGGATGGAAACTTCCTAGATGAAGTCGTTATTACGTATTTTGAGGGCCCGCATAGTTACAATGGTGAAAATATATTAGAGATTGCAGCACACGGTAATACACTCAATTTAAAGCGTATTATGAATGCATTCATTAACTCTGGTATGTTTCGTTTAGCAAAGAATGGTGAATTCACTTATCGAGCACTAAAGAATAAGAAGCTTTCTCTTGCACAAGTCGAAGGACTTGATGCTCTTTTAAATGCTTCTTCTTCTCTAATGCTTGATGAAGGTCTTAAACTATTAAATGGTAGCCTTTATCAAAAATATACTGATCTCTACGACAAGTTTTTAAAACTTAAGGCTGCAGTCGAAATTAATATCGACTTTGCAGAAGATGTAGGGGAGGAACAGTCCCAGAAATTACTTGATGATGCTGTTGCTGATATCAGTGGTCATATTACTTCACTTCACAGAAGTGCTAGTGTTAATGCTAAAAGTTTAATGTCACCTGATATTGTTCTTTGTGGTGAGCCTAATGCAGGTAAGAGTTCTTTATTCAATTTATTTTTAAATGAATCGCGCTCAATTGTTTCAGATATTGCTGGTACAACTCGTGATTATATTTCTGAATATATAAGTTTAGGAAATGAAACTTTCAAACTCGTTGATACTGCCGGGCTTCGCAATACGACTGATATAATTGAAGAAGAGGGGATCAAAAGAAGTCGTAATTTGATTGAAAATGCCTTCTATAAAATCCTTCTCGTTAATATCAATGAAGTAGAAAAATATCAGTACCACGATATTAAAGAGACTCTTTTTGATGCTTTAATCTTCACACACTTTGATGAATTTAGCGGTGACATTAATTTAAACGAATTACAGCAGAATCTTCCAAAAGCTATTAAATACTATAGTGCAGACACTTCAAAAGGTGAGGGAAGTCTTGTTGAAATAAGTGGTCCTATCGGACCAGATTCAGAAAGTGGTTCTATAGAACCACAAGAATCAAAACTTGGTCCTATGGGGGCAAGTCTAGAAAATGGTCCTATAGAACCACAAATAAAAACTGGTCCTATAGAACCAGATCAACTACATATAACAGACTTAATTACTCAAGATATATTAGGTAAATACTTGAAATTACGTAACAGTGACCCCATTTCTATTGAAAGACATCGTGTCGTAATCAATGATATTTATGGGAAATTTACTGATTTTGCTAATAATATCAAATACTTAGATGATATAGCTATCATTTCATCCGAAGTTTCTATCCTAGAAAAGAAAACTGCAGAACTAATCGGAATCATTAGCCCTGACGATACACTTACACATATCTTTACCAACTTCTGCATAGGTAAATAA
- the mnmG gene encoding tRNA uridine-5-carboxymethylaminomethyl(34) synthesis enzyme MnmG has translation MFDVTIIGGGHAGLEAAWAAAQFDLKVAIVTMPGVSIASAPCNPAVGGVGKGQVVREIDALGGIMGKLADRSAIQYRTLNESKGYAVQSTRVQIDKEVYARNAEAEVAANDNITVIREMVERVSKDQDSFLIKTTEGEYLSKKIVVTTGTFLAGKMHTGEEQSDGGRVDCLKADSLENIFVGVTALKTRFKTGTPARLKRDTIDFSKMVEQESDPTAVNFHFNHGLTERFVDQVSCHLTKTNEKTLGIIRDNKERSPIFNGQIKGVGPRYCPSIEDKAYRYEDKDVHHVFVEPESLELDTFYPNGISTSLPREIQLDFIRTIEGLEKAEIAVYGYAVEYDVVDTTCLDRTLQSKEMPGLYFAGQVNGTSGYEEAAGQGLIAGINAARSAIGADKFILDRDDSYIGVMVEDLVSNKRDEPYRLFTARNENRLYVREDNTILRMKKYRQELGLYADIDRYQDSYEQGFNIIWHIAKNYTYKANPKNKEYFESKGYGPLSSNITLAELSKRAHLNPVDVLVAELAENNLHFDLNVIRTVAISLKYEGYIDRALVENAKINRLSKKPVDWQKLVASENISFECRQRITEIKPESFGQLQRIVGIRPATLAYVAGNIL, from the coding sequence ATGTTTGATGTAACAATTATTGGTGGGGGACATGCCGGACTAGAAGCTGCTTGGGCCGCCGCTCAGTTTGACCTAAAAGTAGCAATCGTTACTATGCCTGGTGTAAGTATAGCATCAGCTCCATGTAATCCAGCAGTTGGTGGAGTGGGTAAGGGTCAGGTTGTAAGAGAGATAGATGCCTTAGGTGGTATCATGGGGAAGCTTGCTGACAGAAGCGCTATTCAATATCGAACTCTTAATGAATCTAAAGGTTATGCTGTACAGTCAACTCGTGTACAGATTGATAAAGAAGTATATGCTAGAAATGCAGAGGCGGAAGTAGCTGCTAACGATAATATTACTGTTATTCGTGAAATGGTGGAAAGAGTAAGTAAAGATCAGGACTCTTTTCTCATTAAGACAACTGAAGGCGAGTATCTCTCAAAGAAGATTGTAGTTACTACTGGTACTTTTTTAGCAGGTAAAATGCACACTGGAGAAGAACAATCTGACGGTGGTCGTGTAGATTGTCTTAAAGCTGATTCTCTTGAGAATATCTTTGTAGGTGTAACAGCACTTAAAACTAGATTTAAAACAGGAACTCCTGCTCGTTTAAAGAGAGATACCATCGATTTTTCTAAAATGGTGGAGCAAGAAAGTGATCCTACAGCAGTAAACTTTCATTTTAATCACGGATTAACTGAACGATTTGTGGATCAGGTTTCATGTCACCTTACTAAGACCAATGAAAAGACTCTTGGAATTATTCGCGACAATAAAGAGAGAAGCCCTATATTTAACGGACAGATTAAGGGTGTTGGGCCTAGATATTGTCCATCTATTGAAGATAAAGCTTATCGCTATGAAGATAAGGACGTGCACCACGTATTTGTTGAACCAGAATCACTGGAGCTGGATACATTTTATCCAAATGGTATCTCTACATCACTTCCACGTGAGATACAGCTAGACTTTATCCGCACTATTGAAGGATTAGAAAAGGCAGAGATTGCAGTATATGGTTACGCTGTTGAATACGATGTTGTCGATACAACATGCTTGGATAGAACATTACAATCGAAGGAAATGCCTGGATTATATTTTGCTGGTCAGGTAAACGGTACTTCAGGTTATGAAGAAGCTGCAGGACAAGGTTTAATAGCTGGTATAAATGCAGCTCGATCTGCTATTGGCGCAGATAAGTTTATATTGGATCGCGATGATTCATATATTGGTGTAATGGTAGAAGATCTTGTTTCGAATAAGAGAGATGAGCCTTATCGATTATTTACTGCACGTAACGAAAACCGTCTTTATGTACGTGAGGATAATACTATTCTACGTATGAAGAAATATCGCCAAGAATTAGGTTTGTATGCAGATATAGATCGCTATCAAGACAGCTATGAGCAGGGCTTTAACATTATCTGGCATATCGCTAAGAATTATACATATAAAGCTAATCCAAAGAATAAGGAATACTTTGAGTCGAAGGGCTATGGACCACTAAGTTCAAATATTACCTTGGCCGAATTGTCTAAGAGAGCACACTTGAATCCAGTGGATGTCTTAGTGGCAGAGTTAGCTGAGAATAATCTTCATTTTGATTTAAATGTTATTCGTACAGTAGCTATCTCACTAAAGTACGAAGGGTATATTGATCGTGCTCTGGTTGAAAATGCTAAAATCAACAGACTTAGTAAGAAGCCTGTGGATTGGCAAAAGCTAGTAGCTAGTGAGAATATCTCATTTGAGTGCAGACAACGTATTACAGAAATAAAGCCTGAAAGTTTTGGGCAGTTACAAAGAATAGTAGGAATTAGGCCAGCTACCTTAGCATATGTAGCAGGAAATATATTATGA
- a CDS encoding 16S rRNA (guanine(527)-N(7))-methyltransferase RsmG — protein MMKDTVFCERYLEQINGPFAGINLTRINTAEEFFDKQYVDSVKPIEDIPSLKKIYDQTKIHVDIGFGGGFPLLPLASLNPDKKYIGFEARGKKSKVVNQIAEAIGLDNVKTYHQRFEHVYFDRDCTITFKAVSTIQNLLPLIITDKTVNVIFYKGPNFYELEDLDWLGNKWEIVEETLIDIPNTEGRMMIALRNKNVLRGTEITSFRKNKNKQLVTLSSFL, from the coding sequence ATGATGAAAGATACAGTATTTTGTGAACGCTACCTTGAGCAAATCAATGGCCCGTTTGCTGGAATTAACCTTACAAGAATTAATACAGCAGAAGAGTTCTTCGATAAGCAATATGTAGACAGTGTTAAACCTATTGAAGACATTCCTTCTTTAAAGAAGATCTATGATCAAACTAAGATACATGTAGACATTGGTTTCGGTGGAGGATTTCCTTTATTACCATTAGCAAGCTTGAATCCTGATAAGAAATATATTGGTTTTGAAGCAAGAGGTAAGAAGTCCAAAGTAGTTAATCAAATTGCAGAAGCAATTGGTCTTGATAATGTGAAGACATACCATCAAAGATTTGAGCATGTATATTTTGATCGTGACTGTACGATAACATTCAAAGCTGTTTCAACAATACAAAACCTTCTTCCTCTTATTATTACAGATAAGACTGTAAATGTGATCTTTTATAAAGGTCCAAACTTCTACGAATTAGAAGACCTGGATTGGCTTGGTAACAAGTGGGAGATAGTAGAAGAAACATTGATCGATATACCTAATACTGAGGGGCGTATGATGATTGCTCTTCGTAATAAGAATGTTCTACGTGGAACAGAAATCACTAGTTTTAGAAAAAATAAAAATAAACAACTTGTCACTTTGTCTTCATTTCTTTAA
- a CDS encoding ParA family protein, translating into MAKIIALMNQKGGVGKTTTTINLAACLAVAEKKTLVIDLDPQGNGSVSLGLDSAQHNGSNIYHAMIGKTDIRECIYETELPNLHICPSDNNLSGAEIELVSEFARESKLKTAFMPVMDAYDYILIDCPPSLGLLTVNALNAAHSFIVPMQTEYLAMEGLAQLVNTVKLIKANLNPTLEMDGIVLTMFDGRASLHKQVAEEIRRHFGEKVFQSVIPRNVKLAECPSFGKPIILYDIESKGSEAYLSLAKELIIKDRAQSVEIQNELPQVPSVNEIDNTLAGNIQ; encoded by the coding sequence ATGGCTAAAATTATTGCACTCATGAATCAGAAGGGTGGTGTTGGTAAAACAACAACTACAATTAACCTTGCTGCCTGCCTTGCAGTAGCCGAGAAAAAAACTCTGGTAATTGACTTAGACCCTCAGGGTAATGGTAGTGTGAGTTTAGGACTTGATTCAGCGCAGCATAATGGAAGCAATATCTATCATGCAATGATTGGTAAAACAGATATTCGTGAATGTATTTACGAAACAGAATTACCTAATCTACATATCTGTCCTTCTGATAACAATTTATCGGGAGCAGAGATTGAACTAGTAAGTGAATTTGCAAGAGAGTCGAAATTAAAGACTGCATTCATGCCTGTTATGGACGCTTACGATTATATTCTAATTGATTGTCCACCTTCTCTTGGTCTTTTAACTGTGAACGCATTAAATGCTGCTCATAGCTTTATCGTACCGATGCAAACTGAATACCTTGCAATGGAAGGTCTGGCCCAACTAGTAAACACTGTAAAATTAATTAAAGCGAATTTAAATCCTACATTAGAAATGGACGGAATCGTCCTTACTATGTTTGATGGAAGAGCGTCTCTTCACAAGCAAGTTGCAGAAGAGATTAGAAGGCACTTTGGCGAAAAAGTATTTCAATCGGTAATACCTAGAAATGTAAAACTCGCCGAGTGTCCATCTTTTGGTAAACCAATTATCCTTTACGATATTGAATCAAAAGGTTCTGAAGCTTACTTATCACTAGCTAAGGAACTTATTATTAAAGATCGTGCACAATCAGTAGAAATTCAAAATGAGCTACCACAAGTTCCATCGGTTAATGAAATCGATAATACTTTAGCTGGTAACATTCAATAG
- a CDS encoding ParB/RepB/Spo0J family partition protein, whose translation MAKKMALGKGMGSLLGGTQNSSQVSKAQAAFSDLQKVAADNPAAAKPALNTTPAVQVETNPSMLDITVIHANPNQPRKIFKEEELHELSNSIKENGVIQPLIVVKADNGYELVAGERRLRASKLAGLTQVPVVIKRATDREKMVMSIIENVQRSDLNCVEEALAYFALMEDFNLTQEEVAKKVGKERSTIANFLRILKLPRDVVELIQKDQLSFGHAKILASIKEREDCIRIANKAALDNLSVRETEKLIKAAKRPTKVGKEDDNFDFFNGKMSQYREKLEQKTGYHFGIKTNKNGGGEVVLKFSNEAEFNDIFEYLLLNR comes from the coding sequence ATGGCTAAGAAAATGGCATTAGGAAAAGGAATGGGATCTTTACTTGGAGGAACACAAAATTCTTCTCAAGTATCAAAAGCTCAAGCAGCTTTTTCTGATCTACAAAAAGTTGCAGCAGATAATCCGGCAGCAGCTAAACCAGCACTTAATACAACTCCTGCTGTACAAGTAGAAACGAATCCTTCAATGCTTGATATTACTGTAATTCATGCAAACCCAAACCAACCAAGAAAAATCTTTAAAGAAGAAGAGCTTCATGAGCTTTCAAACTCAATTAAAGAAAATGGCGTTATTCAACCACTAATCGTTGTTAAGGCCGATAATGGATATGAACTTGTTGCAGGTGAAAGAAGACTTCGTGCTTCTAAACTAGCAGGTCTTACTCAAGTTCCTGTCGTAATAAAGAGAGCAACTGATCGTGAAAAAATGGTTATGTCGATCATTGAAAACGTACAAAGATCAGATCTTAACTGTGTAGAAGAAGCTCTTGCTTACTTTGCACTAATGGAAGACTTCAACTTAACTCAAGAAGAAGTTGCAAAAAAAGTTGGTAAGGAAAGATCTACAATTGCTAACTTCCTACGTATTCTTAAGCTTCCACGTGATGTAGTAGAATTAATCCAAAAGGATCAGCTTTCATTTGGTCATGCAAAAATTCTTGCTAGTATCAAAGAGAGAGAAGATTGTATTCGTATTGCAAATAAAGCAGCTCTTGATAATCTATCTGTTCGTGAAACTGAAAAATTAATTAAAGCAGCTAAGCGACCAACAAAAGTTGGCAAAGAAGATGATAACTTCGACTTTTTTAATGGAAAAATGTCTCAATATAGAGAAAAGTTAGAACAAAAAACTGGTTATCATTTCGGGATTAAAACAAATAAAAACGGTGGTGGAGAAGTTGTACTGAAATTCTCTAATGAAGCCGAATTTAATGATATTTTTGAATACTTACTTTTAAATAGATAA
- a CDS encoding polymer-forming cytoskeletal protein, translating into MTQGTMAAIIEDGCKLEGNITLNGVGRIAGIVNGTIFSNDTVIISEAAVINADIIADVIMISGIVKGDIKATSRVEIIKPARFEGTITTPSLIVEDGVIFHGTTKMHDEK; encoded by the coding sequence ATGACACAAGGAACAATGGCAGCGATTATCGAAGATGGTTGTAAGCTCGAAGGAAATATTACACTGAACGGTGTAGGGCGTATTGCGGGAATTGTGAACGGAACTATTTTTTCAAATGACACGGTAATTATTTCCGAGGCCGCTGTAATTAATGCAGACATTATTGCTGATGTAATTATGATTAGTGGAATCGTTAAGGGCGACATCAAAGCGACTTCTCGCGTCGAAATTATCAAGCCTGCTCGCTTCGAGGGGACTATCACTACACCTTCGCTTATTGTGGAAGACGGCGTTATTTTCCATGGTACAACGAAGATGCATGACGAG